One Meles meles chromosome 13, mMelMel3.1 paternal haplotype, whole genome shotgun sequence DNA segment encodes these proteins:
- the LCOR gene encoding ligand-dependent corepressor isoform X5 — protein MQRMIQQFAAEYTSKNSSTQDPSQPNSTKNQSLPKASPVTTSPTAATTQNPVLSKLLMADQDSPLDLTVRKSQSEPSEQDGVLDLSTKKSPCAGSTSLSHSPGCSSTQGNGENSAEAIAVDSNNQSKSPLEKFMVKLCTHHQKQFIRVLNDLYTESQPGTEDLRPDSGAMDASTCNAGCAQLGARHKEKDAACLDMKSPPSVDLFVDSSDPHSPPHLTEQALKEPPPETNSADGRENALTIIQKASSEHPTTKPNSGSSTDSSTLGYLTASNSSSLSFHHTSKSLEGQTTGQEQDTNVKICEDGKDHMQSSALVESLIAVKVAPENSEESNSCIVSQRNSFKALSEEAWDSGFTGNSPRTADKENALLCSSKTPLRQELESSEQDSRPKQENHLHSLGRNKVSYHLHPSDKGQFDHSKDGWLASSPMPAVHKASNGHSRTKMISTSIKTARKSKRASGLRINDYDNQCDVVYISQPITECHLENQRSILSSRKTARKSTRGYFFNGDCCELPTVRTLARNLHSQEKASCSIVEPEAVVTAKQTLILSAPGPAVDVQYPREDDHEEPSKEITSLKEGEGEASSEKESQEPEVCPMTNKPNPSGSPRSEEMTASSLASPLPAHLPEEDMPQGSSMVSTPTASGVASPEQDQQPVQLLDIKEGTVIQDGHLVSFAESISEGGSDDGVSRPHSSPETVSREEGPLGSESQSPPVGLEPPLSLGEAEDNQSVSTEAKTEEDTQELDTCPPLKESSTFTDENPREIEDSEAAGGTGKSEGQSSDVKLCSEKDTCDQNIDSPEENVDKKKKSKKLPEASDRCLRSQLSDPPSADRCLRSQSSDSSSACPEIKISKNPGIKRSKKEGCPGETASEGLLADGFHTKGLEDTENPGVDENPSEKDTEQEGEGGGIITRQTFKNMLAKEVKGEEGDIFPSNDPITTVGQPLPGERLEIYVQSKLGKKNARDPSESIPCTFPEQSKEKPEPIPTQDLEEVVNEVGTENTQRKDGESDLPSSALGLSSSGSGDAAGPPKWVPRLTRLTSSTYNLRHAHSLDSSDTARVTSEKEAAQGNPIPKEDEASESGDPLDEEDVDAVVDDQPKFVEWCAEEENQELIANFNAQYMRVQKGWIQLEKEAQPTSRSRNKSDKLKEIWKSKKRSRKCRGSLEVQKFSPVQLLFMTNFKLSNVCKWFLETTETRSLVIVKKLNTRLPGDIPPVKHPLQKYSPSSLYPSSLQAERLKKHLKKFPGATPARNNWKTQKLWAKFQENPDQVEPEDTSDVSLGPSSEDSIEEVKEGRSSHPPTNSPTPASTRILRKYSNIRGKLRAQQCLIKNEKMESPLGQAVESKQSCKSVCINPLMSPKLALQVDADGFPIKPKSIDGMKGRKGKQMTEVLPKAEVQNKRKRTEGGSTQDRKDKGPVVKASKDKHPDGTTKTPAAKKPAARDRISQLPRKTSLKENKVKIPKKNCPPSRREKENTNKRPTQPPASEAGMKPAKQKGASESSSRPQKATNRKQSSGKIRARPLTKTPESSAAQRKRKLKAKLDSSHSKRRRLDAK, from the coding sequence TGAGAACTCAGCAGAGGCGATAGCAGTAGATTCTAACAATCAGTCCAAGTCCCCACTGGAGAAGTTTATGGTCAAACTGTGCACTCATCACCAGAAGCAGTTCATCCGCGTCCTGAACGATCTGTACACTGAATCCCAGCCGGGCACTGAGGACCTGCGGCCTGATTCTGGAGCGATGGATGCATCCACTTGCAACGCTGGCTGTGCCCAGCTAGGCGCCAGACATAAGGAAAAGGATGCTGCATGTCTCGATATGAAGTCTCCTCCTTCTGTAGATTTGTTCGTAGACTCATCAGACCCGCACAGCCCTCCACACTTGACAGAACAGGCCCTGAAGGAGCCTCCTCCTGAGACAAACTCTGCAGATGGAAGAGAGAATGCCTTGACTATTATCCAGAAAGCTTCCTCTGAACATCCAACCACTAAACCTAATTCTGGTAGTTCAACGGATAGTTCCACTCTGGGATACCTCACCGCATCTAATTCTTCCTCATTAAGCTTCCACCACACCTCTAAGAGCTTGGAGGGGCAAACCACTGGACAGGAGCAAGACACAAATGTGAAAATATGTGAGGATGGGAAAGACCATATGCAGAGCTCAGCTTTAGTAGAAAGTCTGATTGCAGTGAAAGTGGCACCTGAGAATAGTGAGGAGAGCAACAGCTGTATTGTTTCTCAAAGAAATTCATTCAAAGCTTTATCAGAAGAGGCTTGGGACTCAGGGTTTACTGGGAATTCACCTAGAACTGCTGACAAAGAGAATGCTTTACTCTGTAGCTCAAAAACACCTCTGCGCCAGGAGTTAGAGTCCAGTGAACAAGATTCAAGGCCAAAGCAAGAGAACCATCTTCACTCACTAGGAAGAAATAAGGTGAGTTATCATTTACATCCCAGTGACAAAGGTCAGTTTGATCATTCCAAAGATGGTTGGTTAGCCTCCAGCCCCATGCCAGCTGTCCACAAAGCATCTAATGGACATTCACGAACCAAGATGATATCAACCTCCATTAAGACAGCTCGGAAGAGTAAGAGGGCATCAGGGCTGAGGATAAACGATTACGATAACCAGTGTGATGTCGTTTATATCAGTCAGCCAATAACAGAGTGCCACTTGGAGAATCAAAGATCAATATTATCTTCTCGGAAAACAGCCAGGAAGAGTACTCGAGGATACTTCTTCAATGGTGATTGTTGTGAGCTGCCAACTGTTCGCACGCTGGCCAGAAATTTACACTCTCAAGAAAAAGCAAGCTGTTCAATAGTGGAGCCAGAGGCAGTGGTCACTGCCAAGCAGACCCTCATACTTTCCGCCCCTGGACCTGCTGTGGATGTGCAGTATCCCAGAGAAGACGACCATGAAGAACCTAGTAAAGAAATAACCTCCctcaaggaaggagaaggagaagcttcCTCTGAAAAGGAATCTCAGGAGCCTGAGGTTTGCCCCATGACAAATAAACCAAATCCAAGTGGCTCTCCTAGGTCAGAGGAAATGACAGCCTCCAGCTTGGCGTCGCCTCTTCCTGCTCACCTTCCCGAAGAGGACATGCCACAAGGTAGCTCCATGGTCTCAACTCCCACAGCAAGTGGGGTGGCTTCCCCTGAACAAGATCAGCAACCAGTCCAACTGCTGGATATCAAGGAGGGGACTGTCATCCAAGACGGTCAcctggtttcctttgctgagaGCATTTCTGAGGGAGGCAGTGACGATGGGGTTTCTaggcctcattcttctcctgaaACAGTCAGCAGAGAGGAAGGTCCTCTGGGCTCAGAAAGTCAGAGTCCGCCTGTGGGTTTGGAGCCTCCCCTGAGCCTGGGAGAAGCTGAAGACAACCAAAGTGTCAGTACTGAGGCCAAGACTGAAGAAGACACTCAGGAGCTGGACACCTGCCCGCCCTTGAAGGAAAGCAGCACTTTTACTGATGAAAACCCCAGAGAAATTGAGGACAGTGAGGCAGCAGGTGGTACAGGAAAATCAGAGGGACAGAGCAGTGACGTAAAACTTTGTTCAGAAAAAGATACGTGCGATCAAAACATTGATTCACCTGAAGAGAATGtggacaagaagaaaaaaagtaaaaaactccCTGAGGCCTCTGACAGGTGCCTAAGGAGTCAGCTTTCAGATCCCCCCTCTGCCGATAGGTGCCTGAGAAGTCAAAGTTCAGATTCTTCCTCTGCttgtcctgagatcaagatttcTAAAAATCCTGGTATAAAACGTTCTAAAAAAGAAGGGTGCCCTGGGGAGACAGCATCTGAGGGCCTTCTGGCTGACGGCTTCCATACAAAAGGTCTGGAGGACACTGAAAACCCAGGTGTTGATGAAAATCCCTCTGAGAAAGACACTGAGCAGGAGGGCGAAGGAGGTGGGATCATCACCAggcagacttttaaaaacatgCTGGCAAAAGAAGTCAAGGGGGAAGAAGGAGATATTTTCCCCAGCAATGATCCCATAACCACAGTGGGCCAGCCCCTGCCTGGAGAGAGACTGGAAATCTATGTTCAGTCTAAGTTAGGGAAGAAAAATGCTCGTGACCCCTCAGAAAGTATTCCTTGTACTTTCCCAGAACAATCAAAAGAGAAGCCAGAACCAATTCCCACACAAGATCTGGAGGAGGTTGTGAATGAGGTTGGCACTGAAAACACCCAGCGTAAAGATGGTGAAAGTGACCTGCCGTCCAGTGCACTGGGCTTATCAAGTAGTGGAAGTGGTGATGCTGCTGGGCCCCCAAAATGGGTACCAAGGCTTACAAGACTGACCTCTTCAACCTACAACCTAAGACATGCTCATTCTCTGGACTCCTCAGACACTGCAAGAGTGACTTCAGAAAAGGAAGCAGCACAAGGAAACCCAATACCAAAGGAAGATGAAGCTTCAGAGAGTGGAGATCCCTTAGATGAGGAGGATGTGGATGCCGTGGTGGACGACCAGCCAAAGTTTGTGGAATGGTGTGCAGAGGAGGAGAACCAAGAGCTTATTGCCAACTTCAATGCCCAGTACATGAGAGTTCAGAAAGGCTGGATCCAGTTGGAGAAAGAAGCCCAGCCAACATCAAGATCAAGGAACAAGTCAGATAAACTGAAGGAGATttggaaaagcaagaaaaggtcACGGAAATGTAGGGGTTCATTGGAGGTTCAAAAGTTTTCTCCTGTTCAGCTGCTGTTTATGACAAACTTTAAATTATCTAATGTTTGCAAATGGTTCTTAGAGACTACTGAAACCCGGTCTCTGGTGATCGTGAAGAAGCTCAACACTCGTCTTCCGGGAGACATCCCCCCCGTCAAGCATCCTCTTCAGAAGTACTCTCCTTCCAGCCTGTACCCCAGCTCACTACAGGCTGAGCGCTTGAAAAAGCACTTGAAGAAATTTCCTGGAGCTACTCCTGCTAGAAACAATTGGAAAACACAGAAGCTCTGGGCCAAATTTCAAGAAAATCCTGACCAGGTGGAGCCGGAGGACACCAGTGATGTCAGCCTCGGCCCCAGTTCTGAAGACAGCATAGAGGAAGTCAAGGAAGGACGAAGTAGCCATCCTCCCACAAACTCACCTACCCCAGCCAGTACCCGGATCCTCAGAAAATATTCCAATATTCGAGGAAAGCTGAGAGCCCAGCAATGTTTGATCaagaatgagaaaatggaaagCCCGTTGGGGCAGGCTGTGGAAAGTAAACAGAGTTGTAAGAGTGTATGCATCAACCCTCTAATGTCCCCCAAGCTTGCCCTGCAGGTGGATGCAGATGGGTTTCCTATTAAGCCCAAGAGCATTGACggaatgaagggaaggaaagggaagcagaTGACTGAAGTCTTGCCGAAAGCAGAAGTGCAGAATAAACGCAAGAGGACAGAAGGCGGCAGCACTCAGGACAGGAAGGACAAGGGACCGGTGGTGAAAGCCAGCAAAGACAAGCATCCTGATGGAACCACCAAAACCCCTGCTGCCAAGAAGCCAGCTGCAAGGGATAGAATCAGCCAACTGCCCAGAAAGACCTCCTTAAAAGAGAATAAAGTGAAGATCCCTAAAAAGAACTGCCCTCCCtccagaagggaaaaagagaatacaAACAAAAGACCCACACAGCCCCCTGCCTCGGAGGCAGGGATGAAACCTGCAAAGCAAAAGGGGGCAagtgaatcctcttcaaggccaCAGAAAGCCACCAACAGGAAGCAGAGCAGTGGAAAGATTCGGGCCAGACCCTTGACAAAAACCCCGGAGAGCAGTGCAGCCCAGAGAAAGCGAAAACTGAAGGCAAAGCTGGACTCTTCCCACAGCAAACGGAGACGGCTGGATGCAAAGTGA